TAAGCTCCTAAAGAACATGCCCATGCATTCCACCCAAGCCTAGCATACTGCTTGAGCATTTGTCTAGTTTCTTGATGAGAAAGCTGGAATGAATGCCCCATTTCCAGCCTAGAATTTCATCAAGGAACACTTCCGTAAGATTCCAGGGAAAAcaatttgtcctctgagaggttcatAAGTTTCTCTTTACACTTGCTTTTTTTACTTCTATAACCTGTAATTTCCAGCAGCTTAACCATGTATGCTGTAGGACCTGGGCACTTACTCCTGGATGAGGAAAACCACACGGGAAGGAAAGGAACAACCATGCTTCAATTAATGCCCCAGATCACCAGGCTGTTCCCACTCAAATCAGGTGCTAACACCTCTCCACTGGtatgagaagggaagggaagggaaaggaagggaagggaagggaggggaggggagggggggagaaggggtgggggaggggaggggagacccCACAGAGGTTGCCCAGTTCTGTAGATAGAAATACTGGAAGAGACCTGAGGCAGaatctgaaagaaagcaagatgGGCCATGGATAGGACACGGGAGAGACCATCTGGATTACTAACCTGTTTTAATTCTACCAAAAACAGAGATCTCCCTACCTCTTCTCCCCAACTTCAGAAATGGAAAATTGAGACTTGTACTTGGGAACACTACAAAGGAGATCAATTTAGTGATTCCCAATGATATTGCCAGGAGCTCTGAGGTCTGGGAAGCTGGACTTGTATAAATCTCATTTGAACCCTatcattcttaatttttattttatgtaccaaGATTCCATGTAAGATACCATCTAGAAACGTTCACACAGCCGAAATAAAGTGCTCGAGTTCAACTCAGTTTCCTGACCtcaaaagccaggtatggtgacactcatctttaatcccaatactccaaaagcaggcagatctctatgaatctgaggtcagcctagtatacataatgagttccagcctaaccagagctacatagtgagaatgtcttaaaacaacaaaaagcaaccaGAGGTactggcacacctttaattcccgcccttgggaggcagaagcaggtggatctctaaattcaaggccaggctagtctatACAATGAGTCCCAGGACTGgctcagtgctacacagagaaaccctgtctcaaaaaagcaaacaaaaaagtactAAACTACCACAGATGGAAACCAGATACAAATTCTATTATGTAATCAGAAAGATGCAGGTTTACTTAAACAGAGATTCTCCTACCCAAACAGTGAAGACAGAAATGAATTAAGACAGGCTACTCACAGCTCCTGCCTGGCTTTAGTACTGAACAAATGAAGtcaatgaggaggaggaggatcagcTCTAGGGAGAACCTCAACTACTCTTTGCAGACTTCTCTGGGACAGAAAAGCATCATTATTCCTTTGATGACCAGATCTAACTGGTAATTTCTGTTCATAGCTTCCCCTACTCAACAAAGAAGCATGGAGAGTAAATTGTTCCTAATTAGTTGAAGCCTACATGCCTCCACTAATTACGTCTGCCAGCTGAAAGGAACTCTTCCTCCGGTTCCAGTCCTCCGGGTCCCAAAGTAATTATCACCTGGGACCTAGACTGATGTAAGAGCCACTTGTAACCTAGTGAAAAGAACAGGAGGGTGACAAAGCAGTTACATATTTATGGCCCCACATAGAAGTGAGTTCAAAATGAGCCTTCTTCATTTGAAACTATGAATTCTTTCACAtggtacagtttttttttcttttcttttctttttttttttttggtttttttcaagacagggtttctctgtgtagccctggctgtcctggaactcactctgtagaccaggctggcctcgaactcagaaatccacctgtgtctgcctcccaagtgctggtattaaagcaagtgccaccactgtcccAGTCAGAAGAACCACTCTTGAGAGCAGTGGAGCCTCAGCCCAGAAGGATGTTTATTTAGGAGACACTTCAGTCAGATGGAAAAGACAAGGCTCAAGGCTCTCAGAGGAAGCAAGAGCTAGGTGATGGGGACAAAGACTGCTCAGTGCTTAAGGGCACTGTTGTTCTTCCATAAGACATCCttctataaccccagttccagggtatccaatacCATACTTCCTAGCCGCTGAGGGCACCAAAAAAGAGTgataaagtaaaaacaacaaagtGCTTATGACTGACTCCACAGGGTGGACAAGTGAGACTTTGGTAAGAAAAGGGAGCCCAAACATTGATTCTGTGGAAACTAATGATGGAGGAATTTTACTTATGATCTTAGGCTCTCCTAAATTtgaattaaaacagaaattccaAGTAGAATCCATTTTTTCCCAGGCTAAGGATGtagttttatgttaaaaatagtCACCTAACATGCACAAGATCCCAGAGTCAATCCCctgcacaaaaacaaaaaacaaaaccaaactttttGCTGCAGCTGATACAGGAGGGACCCGACTCAACTGGAAGCAAAGAATGAAGCAGCTTCAACTATCAGTAAGACAATGCCTGTCAGGACAATTCTTTTGTGGGCAAACTGGTATAACAAGCCAAGCACTTCAGTAGTTCCAgattaacaaattaaaataccAATTCTGCATGCTCGATCTCAACAACAgtttgaaagagaaaaaccacTTACTACCTAAACACTTTAGCTACTACAAGAGCTTGACTCCCAAAGGAAAACAGACATTCCCAGAAGGTACATCTAAAAGTATTACCCTGATCCAGTTATACATCTCTCTTGACCCAGCACAACACTACTAAAGCACAAAGATATAAATATCCCTTGGTTAAGTTTTTGATTTTGCTTACACATAAACagcaaaaatcaaaacatgtTGACACTGAAGAAGCACTCCTCCCATTGCTATCTGATATATCAAGGGCAGAATATGAGTTACACAGTGACAAGAGAATGAAGATCTTAGTTTCCTGATCACTCCAAGAGGTGCAACTGGAATGCTAAATCAGTGACTCAAGAGTATAAAGCTCAGAAGGCTGGTATAGATTCATTATAAACTGCTAATAGAAAAGACATTAGGTGGCCACACTGGggacagaaggggaaaaaaaaaattagtctccTCCAGTAAAACAAATATGAACAAAGTCTTAAGATCCTAACTAGGAAGGCTGCAGATCCTAGACTCTAAGTGAGGTATCTCTGAATGCCAACTACTTTTCCCATTACAATTAATGAGTACAAGAACTCCCACTCCTTTTAGTGGGAACTAATGCAAATGActcttctagtattttcttccCAAATAAAACTTCTTTCCCAGGAGCCTTTACTTCTCCAGACCTTAGCTCTTACAAGTATAGAGCATGTAGGTAACACTAAAAATCAGTACTGTCTCATTAGTATATCTTAAGTAAATTTgctcagaaggctaaggcaggaggatcatgaacttaaggccagtctaggctacaaatcaagattctgtctcaaaattctCAAATCTCAAAACCAATTTTGtcagagaaaagtaaaaacatatatacaatccaagaactcaggaggcagaggggagatTAACACAaacttgaggccaacctggtctacttaTGGGATGTCAGGCCAGCATGGGCAACATAGTGATACtgtgtctcaaaagcaaaaaagacaacaacaacaattaacaatatcaacaacaacaacacctctCTGAAGTACTCAGCTTTCACAATTCTAGCCTATGTCTCAGACATGCCAGATGTGATTGCTATTTGAAAAGACTTAAGTCAGCACAGcctggtggtgcaagcctttgatctcagcacttgaagggcagaggaaggtggattatGTGAGTTCatggacagcctggtcttcatagcaagttctaggatagccagggctctgaagagatcctgtctcaaaaagaaaaaaacaaaacaaaacaaaacaaataaacaaaaacaacaacaacaaaaagatttaaGTCAATTCTAgttctctttttcatttaaatttctttctttcttttttttttttttttttttcggtttttcgagacagggtttctctggtagccctggctgtcctggaactcactctgtagaccaggctggcctcaatctcagaaatcctcctgcctctgcctctggggttaaaggcattcgccactactgcccagcttcacttacatttcttttttgtttgtttgtttgtttttcgagacagggtttctctgtgtagccctggctgtcctggaactcactctgtagaccaggctggccttgaactcagaaatccacctgcctctgcctcccaagcgctgggattaaaggcgtgcgctaccaccatcCGACTCACTTACATTTCTTGAAGCCTGTGTTTTCCTACTTCCTTCCTAGTTTAGCATCACCTATGATGGAACTAGATAGGAGAACATGAAGACATCTAGGAGTCCAAaggacaggaagtagagaaaaaCTAACAGAGTAAGGTCAGGCAACTAAGTGACCTTCCAAATAactaatgaaactgaaaaaagTCTTTACTTTCCATGGCGTGACCCTCCCACCGTCAAATGCTACTTTGGAGAACACTCACGTAAAGGCAAAGAAGAGTGTTGTAGCTCCCACTAGAAATATGGCGGCTGCTGAGACCGGTACATACTTGCTGGGTTTGAACCTCTTTCCAGACTCTGCGGGCATGTTGGAGCTCTGATGAAAGATGTGCCCTGCCGCATAGCCCAGGCCCACACAGCGGCAGAACAGACAAGAAAATGGGATGAgggaaacaaagaggaaagaaactggggaaaacagaaaatgtataattatcacccttccccctcccaaataaaaataaaggtcaaAAGATCTCAAATGAAGGAAAGCACATGGGAGGGGGAAAGGTGATTTCAACTGATTAAAAACCACCTCCCCAGAATAGAGCAGAAAAGGAGATTAAGAAACACAACTTGTACAGTTTAAAACGTGAAGACAAACAGTAGGCTGTATGCATGCAAACAGTCGAAGGTGGAAAACATGCAGAGTCAAGCAGATCAAGGTATAGCTCATGGATGAAGGCAGGTCttcaaaagggaggaaagaagtaTCAGAGGACAGGGAGGGCAGGAAGCTTTAACTCTTCTGAGGATACAAGAGCCCCTCCACAACACCACACTTCCACAAAAATATGAGCAGCACCTAAAAGGTGTGCCCTGGGCTTCTAGTTTAATCCAAGAAGGAACTTGGGGTCTCTTCCAGCTTAAAGAGAAGCTGATTGGTTTTTTTAACTGCAGTTCTTGTCCCTTTCAGGCAGTCTTCTCAATGCCACCACTCTCACACCTTGACTTCACCAGGGCTGGCTGTCTGGCAATGgtgacttaattttatttatttctctcttgatAGCCAAAGTTGGACAACAGCTGTTACAGGGTTGAGTTGTAAATCCTTTCTTTGAATAGGGGTAAAACAGACAGCAGTATTGCCTGTTTTCAATCTCTTCTTGTTATTCCCAAGCCTTTTAAGGGCTCTGTTTTCCATAAAGTTCatgaaaaactaaaaggaaatttaaaatcctCGAAGCCATGTCTTTTTCAATAAGCAGAATAAGATGAAGTTGATTTCACCTGATGACAGTTTAAAGATTACTTCAGATAAAGTTCCAAAGATGTCCCTGTTTCCAGGTTAGTCAATGTCTCGGATCTTTTGTCTTCAATCTTGGGCTTCCTGGATGCAGAGTTCAAGTGGGATATGGTGCTTTACCTGGAGAAAACCAAATTATCTTTATCAAAAAAATTCTTTCATAGTATTTCTTAAGAACACCAAGGCTAAATAAAACCCTACAGGCCACTGTTTGAAAGAAAGACTATTTTCCACTTCACTTCTACGTATGTAGAAATGGAGTGGAAAATACATTCAGAGtccttcacctttttttttttttttttNNNNNNNNNNNNNNNNNNNNNNNNNNNNNNNNNNNNNNNNNNNNNNNNNNNNNNNNttctctgtatagccctggctgtcctggagctcactatgtagaccaggctggccttgaactcagaaatccacctgcctctgccccaagtgctgggattaaaggcgtgtgccaccactgcccggctagtccTTCACCTTTTTAAGGGCTACTCTGATTGGAAGGAGAACCTAGTTTTATCTGACCTAAGGTCATCCAAGGACTAGCTCTTAGAAGCCCATCTCTCTTAACAGAAGTACAGTAACAACACATAGCAAGAATATAaaaatcgggctggagagatggctcagccgttaaaggctaggctcacaaccaaaaatatataagaatataaaaatctaaaatcaaacaaatgaacaggAGTGAAGAGCACTGCTAAAACAGATTTTCCTCCTTGGACGAAGGATATTTATTCCTATAATAAAGCAAGGAAGCTTAGAAATAGGACAGTAACTattatttccttttgtgtgtgcCACTTTCTATGCCTATGGCTTTTAGCTATAACAACAAAGAGGCAGAAATTCAATTTTTGAACTTTTGGAATCATCTATTAAGGTTCCTAGGCAAAAAAATGATCCTGCACCAAAAGGTGAAATATTCTCTATGAGAAACTAGGTTCAACACAGGGATTGGTCCTTTGGCTCAAAATTCAATAGTTTTTAATTCCTAACATTGGCCTATTCAGAGGTAAAATAAACTTGTAATTCAATATGATTAGAGTAGCAATTATTTCTGTTGATCACAGTAACAAAACAACATGAGCATCTTAATTTTACAGGATGCTTTTCATCTGGTGATCTCAAAGCACTTTACTCGCATTATCTGGTGACAGAGTCCTTATCCTAGTATATAAAATTGAAGGCTAGAGAATGCCTGGGGCCATTCCACTGAATCACTTGGGTAGCCAGGTTCCAAACCCAAGAGTATAATTGCTGACATAGACCCTTTCTACCACACTACATGCCTAATCATACCTTGGAATCTACAGACCAAGGTTTCTGCTTAAGTTAGAATTTCAAATGAAGGCTGTTCCCCACAAGTTGTATACTACTTGATACCAATAGTAGCTATTAAAACATTGAAAGCTCCAGGCAATGAAGTACAAATGTGTTCTGGAATTTATCACTTTTCTTACCAAAGACATGAAAGGCAAAGGAGCCTGCTACTGTCACCACTCAGCCATGGTGGAGAATCAATCacgaagcagaggcaggtgaatctctccAAGCCAACAgcttctaggccagccagggctacacagtgaggttttgtctcaaaagaaaaattaaaaaaaaaaaaaaaaaaagatgggagggagggaggtaagtaACGTTAGAATGAAGGCCCAAAAATTACACTAAGTTTCTATGGTCCTACTAAAAACCAGTTCCTATTTAGTCCCAATTTTATGcttatttctgtttcctgactttaGGCCTAAATATCTTTATCAACTGGAACAAGCAAATTTCTTGATTTAAAGACAGTATTATTAAAGGAACTATTTCCCTCAAAActccaaagataaaagaaaaattacttaaatattaTGTAAAGTGAATCCTACAGTATTGCAGATCACATTTACTACAGAATAAAAGCCACACAGACTAATTCTGCCATGGTACAGTAGTACATACAATTATGGAACCACATACTGAAATATAAATGAGACCATCGTCTGAAATGTTAGGATATATACTAGAAGGgacaagataaaataatttattggaTATAAATAACAACACACCAAGTCTTATCAAAGGAATGTGGTGCAGAAAGAGAAGGGACGAAACCGGAAAGATGAGTGTGGTTCATCAGTCACACACTGGTGTATCAACAACAGTATCACTAAAGTGGACAAGAATGTGCATGACACATGCTGACCGAGGGGGAAAAATCATGAgtgaaaatatgtatgtgtaaaacaaACAATACAGAGCCAGGCGTGGTAGCCCTcgacttcaatcccagcacttgggaggcataggcagacaGAACTCTGAGGGAGAGGGCAGCCTAGTCTTACAAAGCGAGTTCCAAGGGTGGCAAGAGTTATatacagagatcctgtctcaaaacaacaaacaattcaAGATATGCAATTTGGAGACTTTCATAAGGTTTGATATAAGTAGTTCCTTTGGAGCAGTGCCATGAACAGCACATGGATTATTTGTTAAAATAGCCAAACTTTATAGCACAGAACACTAAATTTGAATATATAGAAGTGGAGACatcatatagaagaatgcatacATGCTATTAAGATCCAAGTAgaagtttaaaaagaatattatcaTTACAGATCGACGTAGGTGCCAAAGTACCTAGCGATAGAATTCTTACAAACACTAGGTGAATTTGTATGTGCTCATGAGTACCAGAGAGATGTCTGCTACTCACACTGGGATAAAAGGATGGAGATCTAACCTAAGATTATCCTGGACAAGATGGCATTAACCAGGAAGTAAACCCAAGAGGGCAAAAATAGTCTGCAATGTAATGTGTACCTATTCTACAACTACTTCTAATAACTTCAGTCacttttcttgtttctcatttttgTGGTTTCATTTGGCCAGCTGGTTAAGGAACTTTAAACCTCCCTAGGAATAGACGGCTACCGATAAAATATTGTCAAATACAACCAAGCCctacttgttaaaaaaaaaaaaaaaaagtacaaagtaCTAAAAGCATGGAGCACCTGGctggtgggggtagggagaagCTGCAGACGGATGGGAGAAAGAACAGGTAACCACAGGACGAATCTCTAGCCAAAATAAGTACCAGTGGAGGGTAGGGCGAGGGGCCTGAACCGCGGGGCGGTGTAAGGAGTACAGTTCCCAGCCGGCGGGGAAAGGGAGCAAGGGACTCATCACCGGGGGCAGAACTGACTCCCCCTGGCCCAGAAAACACGGAATCCACCGGGCGCAGGGCCCGCCGGAGCTGAGAGAACCACGGGCCGGGGAAGGAAGGGGCGGCGGCCCCGCAACTGGGCAGCCCAGCAACAACCGGTTCCAAGCCCCTGCGGCCGCGGCTCTCTAGACTCTGCGGGCGTCCGTTTCGGGGCCCACACTGCCCGAGGAGGGGTAGGGCCTTAACCTCCTCCCCTCCGCGGTCCCCCTTCCCTAGAGGTCactctcccctcccacctcactaGCCCAGCACTTCCGGTTCCGCAGGGGCCAGCGTCCCCGGTCCTCACCCCCGGCGCGGCGCCCGTCACCGCCGCCGTCGTTGTCACCGCCGTCGTTGTCGCCGCCGCCTCCCAGCAGTGCCGtctggcctctgagaggcagCGCGCGGCCCCCGCACGCTCCACGCCCGCCCCGCCGCTGCGCGCTCCCGACGGCCGACGCTCGCCTCCGTGCCGGCGCGCGGCCGTTGCCCTCAGCCTAGGGTCTGTAGCCCTCACGGCGTTCCCATTGGCTCCCGGGCGCGGGCGCGGGCGACGTCTCTCGCGGGGCACGTTTTTCTCATTCATGCGGCTAACGCCGCCGAGCCCGCCTCCTCCCGTTCACTCTTCCATTCACCCCCTAACCCCCGCCCCCACGCCGCTCCGGAGCGTGCGCGCGACCGCGGGCGACCTCGCCTTCTGATTGGCTGCAGGGGCACGGCGCCGCAAACACGTGGTGAGACGGGGGCGCGCGCGTTTGGCCGCGGTGCCTGGCTGGTGGCCGGGAGAGGGGGCATGGCGAACCGCGCAGGATTGGGAACGAGGAAATGAGCGGGCGAGGTCTTTCTTCTTGCTTTGTCCGCTTTTCCGTTGGTAGTGTATCCGAGAAagactcttaagaaaaaaaaatttctacgTATGTGCCGGAAGTAGTCAAAAAACAAGCAGATGCCCTTTCTTAGTTCATCGGCCTCCTCCGAGTTAGCCTGGTACAGTCCTGACAAGCGTCTACCATAGCCAATCACCGGTAGTCCTTTCCGGcttccttccttgcctcttcATTCATTGGTGTGAGGGTTACGTAGGGCagccccccactttttttttctttaaggagtgaaactttatttaaaacaatcCTTTGGCGAAAGTGTCAGTGGGGCAAATTCTCAGACCGTGGCAGAATTCCTGAGTGGTGGTATGCCTGGGCTATGGCTcacacatggaggaaggagggaggctgcACGGCCAATAGAGCAGTCTGAGGAGAGGGTTCTGTCAAAGGCTGGGTTAGATGTAGGAGAGCGCTCGCCGATGGAGTGAAGCACCGGGAGTGCGCGGTGCGAGGCGTAGACACCTCCACGACCACACAGGGGATGGGCACCCTGACCTCACCCAATTTgagaaaacaggctgaaaaagagaAGTCTTTCTAGAATAGCTCCTGTCCCTGGCGAGCTGCTGGCCAACTCTCCGTAGATCACAGCACTACATTTTGCCCTAATTAGGCCGAGACAGCTGTGGACAGCTTTGCCATAGGGCTCTCCTCTTACAGCTTCAGGCCACCTCTCATTTGTAAAGCAGCTCTGTTACATAATAGCCCTTCAAAAAGATATCCCCGAGCCACTTCCCCGATTCGAAGGTCTCTCGTTCAGGGTGATTTCCAAGTCCTGTCATTGTTTCCTTGACTTGACTTCAAATGTTACTGATTTAACTTTGACACTTCAGCCATAGGCAGCCAGTTAAAGCAAAATCTACCCTTTGTTCTTTAGAATCTAGTCTTTTCCCTTATTTTACTACTGGCTTTCAATGCAGCATTTATTGCAACCGTTAcgagtatacattttttttaaagtgtgaaactttatttaaaacaatcCTTTAGCGAAGATGTCAGTGGGGTAAATTCTCAGACCATGGCAGAATTCCTGAGTGGTGGTATGGCCTGGGCTATGGCTCACacatggaggaagaaggaggcGGCACGGCCAATAGAGCAGTCTAAGaaaagggttttaaaaaaaaacttcagctatatgaataattttaaggTATTAGTTGTAGGTACAACTTTTACCCTATCAAGTATATTCTGCCTATAAAATGTTTCCTTAAGATgagtaaaatttcatttatttctctaggatattaaagctttattttctgtacTTCACAAGTTTAAGCATTCTTATTTTTCCTACCTTTTTAAATaggaaaactgtgtgtgtgtgtgtgtgtgtgtgtgtgagtgtgtgtgtgtgtgtgtgtgtgtgagagagagagagagagagagagagagagagagaggggtccACTTTTAGGTGTTGGTTCTCTCTTGGCTTACAGATCTGGAGCTTAAGTTGTCAGTCACACCCAGCAAGCTGACCCATCCTGCCAGTCCAATTTTTCTACAAAGACCTGTGTGAATCATCATGTCTCTTGGCCAGAGTATACTAAATGGAAAAAGCATTCCATCATCCTACTAGAGGTACTGAATACCTCAGGGTCACTAGGGACATTAGACTACGGGATTGTCAAGCCTAATTTTAGCTGGATGAACACTAGCAGAAGCATAAGTCACTGTCCCTGAGATGTAGTGACAATTTGGGGATTTTGGTTtcattaaagacaaaaatataagaatataagaatgtgttttcattttaattccagatgtaggAATATGGGGCTGCTTCGGACACTCTCCAGTAGCTGACTGTGCTTGCCTAGTGCATTAGCAAAAGCATGGTTTTGCCACTCCAGAcagtgattgtgtgatgtttggaattctgggaacttttcatagggtatataaatgctagagccatGATATTGGTGGTTGTTGGTCATTGGAGGGGGGGTATTGTGGCTTGTTAGTAGTAGTgctcaagaaaaaataaattaaaaaaaagaaaatagaaattaagatacaggatctctctctctctctctctctctctctctctctctctctttctctctctctcctttctatcctTTTTAGTGAGGAGGTGAAACTGGGAGGATAaaggataaagggtgggaaaaagaacccacaaaggagCTTCAACAATAACAAGGCATAATaaggatttcatttttctcttcttaggAATGCTTAATAGGA
The nucleotide sequence above comes from Mastomys coucha isolate ucsf_1 unplaced genomic scaffold, UCSF_Mcou_1 pScaffold15, whole genome shotgun sequence. Encoded proteins:
- the LOC116091676 gene encoding proline-rich receptor-like protein kinase PERK2; this translates as MEHLAGGGREKLQTDGRKNSPALPVPQGPASPVLTPGAAPVTAAVVVTAVVVAAASQQCRLASERQRAAPARSTPAPPLRAPDGRRSPPCRRAAVALSLGSVALTAFPLAPGRGRGRRLSRGTFFSFMRLTPPSPPPPVHSSIHPLTPAPTPLRSVRATAGDLAF